From a single Natronorubrum tibetense GA33 genomic region:
- a CDS encoding helix-turn-helix transcriptional regulator, with translation MVADSTRRLSPDSPIGDIAYLARSEHRIPALVALAERPRSRSELCELTGVSSSTIRRTLTEFEDRCWIRKDGCEYVATRLGEGTATEMDDLINWVETERMLRDVWHWLPDAVSKIPTETWAELNVTVADPDAPYRPVTRFESLLEETTMLRYLRPEVALMDPCFDILCQQVDDGVDVTLIDRPKCHAYFLSMYPERSSELLQRDNFTVLEHDQLPPYGTGLLDERVIISCYEQDSGVVQAVVDTDVSVVREWAHSIYESYRSDARPIESKQLAE, from the coding sequence ATGGTTGCTGATAGCACGAGGCGATTAAGTCCAGACTCGCCAATCGGTGATATCGCGTATCTCGCGCGGTCGGAGCATCGCATCCCGGCACTCGTCGCGCTGGCAGAGCGTCCCCGGAGTCGTTCTGAACTCTGCGAGTTGACCGGTGTCTCCTCCTCTACGATCCGACGAACGTTGACCGAATTCGAAGACCGGTGCTGGATCCGCAAAGACGGGTGCGAATACGTAGCAACTCGGCTGGGAGAGGGGACCGCAACTGAGATGGACGACCTGATCAACTGGGTCGAAACCGAACGAATGTTGCGAGACGTCTGGCACTGGCTCCCCGATGCAGTCAGTAAAATTCCAACCGAGACGTGGGCGGAACTGAACGTTACTGTCGCGGACCCCGATGCCCCGTACCGTCCGGTGACGCGATTCGAATCGCTTCTCGAGGAAACGACTATGTTACGCTATCTTCGGCCCGAGGTTGCGTTGATGGACCCCTGTTTTGATATTCTCTGTCAACAGGTCGACGACGGGGTGGACGTGACGTTGATTGACCGACCAAAGTGCCATGCATACTTTCTGTCGATGTACCCAGAGCGCAGTTCCGAATTGTTACAACGGGACAATTTCACGGTACTTGAACACGACCAGTTGCCGCCGTATGGAACCGGTCTGCTCGATGAGCGTGTTATCATTAGTTGTTACGAGCAGGACAGCGGGGTGGTTCAGGCAGTGGTCGATACCGACGTATCGGTGGTCCGCGAGTGGGCCCACTCGATCTACGAAAGCTACCGATCCGATGCTCGGCCGATCGAATCCAAGCAGCTTGCCGAGTGA
- a CDS encoding CDGSH iron-sulfur domain-containing protein encodes MTRLVELEATGPRKLGPDDIDDEKGDVAICQCGLSASFPFCDGSHRQTKDEASETTYVYEDGERREVEQVVTADEECSSH; translated from the coding sequence ATGACACGACTGGTCGAACTCGAGGCGACGGGACCGCGGAAACTCGGCCCCGACGATATCGACGACGAGAAAGGTGACGTCGCAATCTGTCAGTGCGGGCTCTCGGCGTCGTTTCCCTTCTGTGACGGCAGTCACCGGCAGACCAAAGACGAGGCGTCGGAGACGACCTACGTCTACGAAGACGGTGAACGGCGAGAAGTTGAGCAAGTGGTGACGGCCGACGAGGAATGTAGTAGCCACTGA
- a CDS encoding heavy metal translocating P-type ATPase — MSRGPQRSESDADGSTPSDERSNRGDSTPAARPAPENGGEREDESEREGGSERNTSADEGCTLCSFPTPAEPITDPHIDGRFCCRGCLEVHRTLDDVDDADVDAVRDRLEDEQSNLDDLEGEDAFLAVDGMHCSTCEAFLETRATNTDGVLGAEASYATDTLRLVYEPNTLEAETLPELISGYGYDARDRADGRDEEPRDAALVKFLIGGGLFGMMVMVWYAVFLYPTYFGYEPLADFGSYDGYYVVVNIWLMTTFVLFYTGYPILRGAYVSLRAGLPNMDLLVSLAAIGSYAYSTLAMVLGRTDLYFDVTVAIILVVTAGTYYEGLIKRRAAGLLSELTEAQVDEARRAEDGEMVPLEAVEPGDSLLVRPGERVPLDGTVGEGAAAVDESLVTGESLPVEKESGDSVRGGTVVTDAPLVVTVGEDAESTHDRLVSLLWAIQSSRPGVQRLADKLATIFVPLVVFLASAVTVGLLVTGSSPATAFLVGLTVVIVSCPCALGLATPLAIASGVQTAAGRGIVVAAETIFEDAPDVDIVVLDKTGTLTEGAMSVESVHVEADGSADSRVVPDERTVLRRAAAVEALSEHPIAAAVVDAARECEAIDGDDEADPQDDDEHTADIDGFERHARGVVGLVDGERVVVGHPDHCRDRGLSISPSLESRLSAARAAGDVPVVVGWDGRARGVIVVGDATRERWREAVETLSDGREVVVLTGDEGAAADRFRDVDGVSEVFAGVPPEAKAETVRRLRTRGTVAMVGDGSNDAPALAAADVGIALGSGTELATDAADAVIVGDDLEAVAETFALAAGTHRRIRQNLAWAFVYNAVAIPLAIAGLLNPLFAAVAMAASSLLVVANSARSIR, encoded by the coding sequence ATGAGTCGAGGCCCCCAACGTTCTGAATCCGACGCCGACGGGTCCACACCATCCGACGAGCGCAGTAACCGCGGTGACTCGACTCCGGCCGCTCGTCCCGCTCCCGAGAACGGGGGTGAACGGGAGGACGAAAGTGAACGCGAGGGCGGGAGCGAACGGAACACGTCGGCTGACGAGGGGTGTACGCTCTGTTCGTTCCCGACACCAGCCGAGCCTATTACGGACCCCCACATCGATGGCCGGTTCTGTTGTCGGGGCTGTCTCGAGGTCCACCGCACGCTCGACGACGTCGACGACGCCGATGTCGACGCCGTCCGCGACCGACTCGAGGACGAGCAGTCGAATCTGGACGATCTCGAGGGCGAAGACGCCTTCCTCGCCGTCGATGGGATGCACTGTTCGACCTGCGAGGCCTTTCTCGAGACGCGTGCGACGAATACTGACGGCGTACTGGGTGCAGAGGCGAGCTACGCCACGGACACGCTTCGGCTGGTGTACGAGCCGAATACGCTCGAGGCGGAGACGCTCCCGGAACTGATCTCGGGCTACGGCTACGACGCCCGCGATCGGGCCGACGGCCGCGACGAAGAGCCCCGCGACGCCGCGCTCGTGAAGTTTCTGATCGGCGGCGGCCTGTTCGGGATGATGGTGATGGTCTGGTACGCCGTCTTCCTCTATCCGACCTACTTCGGCTATGAGCCGCTGGCCGACTTCGGCAGCTACGACGGCTACTACGTGGTCGTGAACATCTGGCTCATGACGACGTTCGTGCTCTTCTATACGGGGTATCCGATCCTTCGCGGCGCGTACGTCAGCCTCAGGGCGGGGCTGCCGAACATGGATCTGCTCGTCTCGCTGGCCGCTATCGGGTCCTACGCGTACAGTACGCTCGCGATGGTCCTCGGGCGGACGGATCTATACTTCGACGTGACGGTCGCGATAATCCTCGTCGTCACGGCTGGAACCTACTACGAGGGGCTGATCAAGCGCCGAGCTGCGGGCTTGCTGTCGGAGCTGACCGAAGCACAGGTCGACGAGGCTCGACGCGCCGAGGACGGCGAGATGGTTCCGCTCGAGGCGGTCGAACCCGGCGACAGCTTGCTCGTTCGGCCGGGCGAGCGCGTCCCGCTCGATGGCACCGTCGGCGAGGGGGCGGCAGCAGTCGACGAGTCGCTGGTCACGGGCGAGTCCCTGCCCGTCGAGAAGGAATCCGGGGACTCGGTCCGGGGCGGGACCGTCGTCACCGACGCGCCGCTGGTCGTTACCGTCGGCGAGGACGCCGAGAGCACCCACGATCGACTCGTCTCGCTGCTCTGGGCGATCCAGAGTTCGCGGCCGGGCGTCCAGCGGCTCGCGGACAAACTCGCGACCATTTTCGTTCCGCTGGTCGTGTTCCTCGCGTCCGCGGTGACCGTCGGGTTGCTCGTAACCGGCTCGAGTCCCGCGACGGCGTTTCTCGTCGGTCTCACGGTCGTGATCGTCTCCTGTCCGTGCGCGCTCGGACTGGCCACGCCGCTGGCAATCGCTTCGGGCGTCCAGACCGCGGCAGGACGCGGCATCGTCGTCGCTGCCGAGACGATCTTCGAGGACGCTCCCGACGTGGACATCGTCGTCCTCGACAAGACGGGCACGCTCACGGAGGGGGCGATGTCGGTCGAGAGCGTCCACGTCGAAGCCGACGGCTCCGCCGATTCGAGAGTCGTCCCGGACGAACGGACCGTCCTCCGTCGCGCCGCGGCCGTCGAAGCCCTCTCGGAGCACCCGATCGCCGCTGCCGTCGTCGATGCGGCCCGCGAGTGCGAGGCGATCGATGGTGACGACGAGGCGGATCCGCAGGACGACGACGAACACACCGCCGACATCGACGGCTTCGAGCGCCACGCCCGCGGCGTCGTCGGTCTCGTTGACGGCGAGCGCGTCGTCGTCGGCCACCCAGATCACTGTCGTGACCGGGGACTGTCGATCTCGCCGTCGCTCGAGTCGCGGCTCTCGGCGGCGAGAGCCGCCGGCGACGTCCCGGTCGTCGTCGGCTGGGACGGTCGGGCACGCGGCGTGATCGTCGTCGGTGACGCCACCCGAGAGCGCTGGCGGGAGGCGGTCGAGACGCTCTCCGACGGCCGCGAGGTCGTCGTCCTCACGGGCGACGAGGGCGCGGCGGCGGACCGATTCCGCGATGTCGATGGCGTGAGCGAGGTGTTCGCTGGTGTGCCGCCCGAAGCGAAGGCGGAGACGGTTCGTCGGCTCCGGACTCGAGGCACCGTCGCGATGGTCGGCGACGGCAGTAACGACGCGCCCGCGCTCGCCGCGGCCGATGTCGGTATCGCCCTCGGCAGCGGAACCGAACTCGCGACCGACGCCGCGGACGCTGTGATCGTGGGTGACGACCTCGAGGCCGTTGCGGAGACGTTCGCGCTTGCGGCCGGGACCCACCGGCGGATCCGACAAAACCTCGCCTGGGCGTTCGTCTACAACGCGGTCGCAATCCCGCTGGCGATCGCCGGACTGTTGAACCCCCTCTTCGCCGCGGTCGCGATGGCCGCGAGCAGTTTGCTGGTCGTGGCCAACTCCGCGCGGTCGATTCGGTGA
- a CDS encoding DUF7521 family protein gives MSVHDGGTSIAIALAVVKTLILLVGSVITFFAYKAYRRTRQRALGLLAAGFGLVTLGLVLAGLLYELLEVSLMTGILLESLLMLVGFTVIAYSLYVS, from the coding sequence ATGAGCGTCCACGATGGAGGAACGTCGATCGCTATCGCACTCGCAGTCGTCAAGACGCTTATCCTGCTCGTGGGTAGCGTTATCACGTTCTTCGCGTACAAGGCCTATCGTCGGACGCGACAGCGCGCGCTGGGCTTGCTCGCCGCCGGCTTCGGCCTCGTCACGCTGGGGCTGGTACTCGCCGGCTTGCTCTACGAACTGCTCGAGGTCTCACTGATGACGGGCATTCTGCTCGAGAGTCTCCTCATGCTCGTCGGCTTCACCGTCATTGCGTACTCGCTGTACGTCTCCTGA
- a CDS encoding class I SAM-dependent methyltransferase, with amino-acid sequence MTDDESPVTDDPSDRAQPWHSDDISPVLRSIGNGLSPGRCLDVATGTGRNALPLAARGWTVDAVDLSSAKLERARERERGRTRRTGQPPSEPVNWILADVDSYCFPGGVYDLLTVSFFDARDRLSDIVDALAPGGVLWYEHYLESPAAESGARNPFRFEPNELLTACSRSKLTVLYYAEYVVGDEPRVVLVARNEDGVRRWRPTLPAP; translated from the coding sequence GTGACCGACGACGAGTCACCGGTGACGGATGATCCGTCCGACCGTGCCCAGCCGTGGCACTCGGACGATATATCGCCGGTTCTGCGATCGATCGGTAACGGACTTTCTCCGGGACGGTGCCTCGACGTCGCCACCGGAACCGGGCGGAACGCCCTCCCCCTCGCGGCGCGCGGCTGGACCGTCGACGCCGTCGACCTCTCGAGTGCAAAACTGGAACGGGCGCGCGAACGGGAACGGGGCCGTACACGACGGACTGGCCAGCCACCCTCGGAACCCGTGAACTGGATCCTGGCCGACGTCGACAGCTACTGCTTTCCGGGCGGCGTCTACGACTTGCTCACAGTGAGTTTTTTCGACGCGCGCGATCGGTTGTCGGATATCGTCGACGCGCTCGCCCCCGGCGGCGTGCTCTGGTACGAACACTACCTCGAGTCGCCAGCGGCGGAGTCCGGCGCAAGGAATCCGTTCCGATTCGAGCCGAACGAACTCCTGACGGCATGCTCGCGTTCGAAGCTGACGGTTCTGTACTACGCCGAGTACGTTGTCGGTGACGAGCCACGCGTGGTGCTGGTTGCGCGCAACGAGGACGGCGTCCGCCGTTGGCGACCGACGCTTCCGGCACCGTAG